A window of Fibrobacter sp. UWH6 contains these coding sequences:
- a CDS encoding carboxypeptidase M32, which translates to MSKLSESLSLVKKVLSEVRMYNQASAVLNFDMQTICPKEGMNAQGEVDAFLSNKAFVLQKDAAYIEACLYIYDHRDELTDEFDRCLAESLHRDYAREKNVTPEMQHERSLTYNKAYVNWLEAKKSKDFGIFAPSLAEVQKIQVREANLNEERKETPYDTLFDGYEQGLSSRDLDDCFNECKARLVPLLKRVMNSKKKIRTDFLSRPVKDEAQKTCTQYLLETMGFDFNRGAFATTEHPFTTEIGKNDIRVTTHYYPDMFYSNIFSIIHEGGHALFEQNQPKENYSHFIEFNKTMGMHESTSRFYENRIGRSREFISLIYPKCCELFPNVFEGVSEQEFYESMNTVTPSLIRTEADEFTYTFHIIIRYEIEKMIVNGGADVDVAALPKLWNDKYAEYLGIRPAHDAEGILQDVHWTSGFGYFPTYALGNMYNAMYYNTMNKQFDIKSAVLAGDFKKINRWMTENVWARADRESPKTWIKNITGRDFTPTDFLDYLESKYSEIYEL; encoded by the coding sequence ATGTCCAAACTTTCCGAATCCTTGTCTCTGGTAAAAAAAGTCCTGTCTGAAGTTCGCATGTATAATCAGGCATCGGCTGTATTGAATTTTGATATGCAGACTATTTGCCCCAAGGAGGGGATGAATGCTCAAGGCGAGGTGGATGCCTTCTTGAGTAATAAGGCCTTTGTCCTTCAGAAGGATGCCGCCTATATCGAGGCTTGTCTGTACATCTATGATCATCGGGATGAACTGACTGACGAATTTGACCGCTGCCTGGCCGAAAGTCTTCATCGTGATTATGCCCGCGAAAAAAACGTGACTCCCGAAATGCAGCACGAACGTTCCCTGACGTACAACAAGGCTTATGTTAATTGGCTTGAGGCGAAAAAGTCGAAGGATTTTGGCATTTTTGCTCCAAGTCTTGCCGAGGTGCAGAAGATTCAGGTTCGTGAAGCGAACCTCAATGAAGAACGTAAGGAAACGCCCTACGATACTCTGTTCGACGGTTATGAACAGGGCTTGTCTTCTCGAGACCTGGATGATTGTTTTAACGAATGCAAGGCTCGCCTGGTGCCGCTGCTTAAGCGCGTCATGAACAGCAAGAAAAAGATCCGCACGGATTTCTTGAGCCGCCCTGTAAAGGATGAGGCCCAGAAAACTTGTACTCAGTATCTGCTGGAAACCATGGGCTTCGATTTTAACCGCGGAGCCTTTGCCACTACGGAACATCCCTTTACTACGGAAATTGGCAAGAATGATATTCGCGTGACGACCCATTATTACCCGGATATGTTCTATTCCAACATCTTCAGTATTATTCATGAAGGTGGTCATGCGCTGTTTGAACAGAACCAGCCTAAGGAAAACTATAGCCACTTTATTGAATTCAATAAGACTATGGGAATGCATGAAAGTACCAGCAGATTTTATGAGAATCGCATTGGCCGCAGCCGTGAATTCATTTCGCTGATTTACCCCAAGTGCTGTGAACTTTTCCCCAATGTTTTTGAAGGCGTTTCTGAACAGGAATTCTATGAATCCATGAATACGGTAACGCCTAGCCTGATCCGTACTGAAGCGGATGAATTTACCTACACTTTCCACATCATTATCCGTTATGAAATCGAGAAGATGATTGTGAATGGTGGTGCCGACGTGGATGTTGCCGCCTTGCCGAAATTGTGGAACGACAAGTATGCCGAATATCTGGGAATCCGTCCGGCTCATGATGCGGAGGGTATTCTTCAGGATGTTCACTGGACCAGCGGATTTGGCTATTTCCCCACGTACGCCCTGGGCAATATGTATAATGCCATGTACTATAACACCATGAATAAGCAGTTCGATATAAAGTCTGCTGTCCTTGCCGGCGATTTCAAAAAAATCAACAGGTGGATGACCGAAAACGTGTGGGCACGCGCCGATAGGGAGTCGCCAAAGACCTGGATTAAGAACATTACGGGCCGTGATTTTACTCCCACGGATTTCCTGGACTATCTGGAAAGCAAATACAGCGAGATTTATGAACTGTAA